The following coding sequences lie in one Burkholderia cepacia genomic window:
- the bcsB gene encoding cellulose biosynthesis cyclic di-GMP-binding regulatory protein BcsB, protein MKPAASLLALSAAMVGALHTAALSAAPMPAVPAAASAAGLAEASAPALAVAPSAASASSAGLPATTVHLPFASLGAFDPLRLRGADDARTINAGVRLDRVVTGARLRLTYAYSPSLVFPMSHLKVSVNGEVIATVPFDAARAGRTVTQDIPIDPRYFSDFNQIGLRLIAHYTLDHCEDPSNSALWADVSPTSELILDESPVRLPNDLALLPAPFFDRRDNGRVRLPFVLPATPDSATLRSAGVLASWFGALADYRHARFPVSSGLPADDQAVVVGTAATLPAGLALPSVSGPLLAVADNPAAPGRKLLVVTGRTAAEVDDAVATLVLGRAALSGPAATVAHVDLGAPRKPYDAPRWLPVNRPITFRELVNDPRQLEARGTTPDAIRLNLRVPADLHSWNGAGVPITLRYRYTAPTVQDNSTLAVEINDQLVKSYRLGPAHAEDARGRMQLPLLSVPEGRVTSDVDIPAFRVGSGNQLQFRFTLDSQKTGLCSSTASEPQRAAIDPDSTIDFSHFVHYAQLPNLAFFANSGFPFTRFADLSQTAVVMPDRPSPQELEAYLTMLGHMGEWTGFPALRVQVARPGDVAALAGSKDLLVIDGSPASPLLARWRSALPLAFGEQGGAGGDGATRVAFTVKERWRNGVGLADGGAHIEQTGPLAALAGFELPGSRGRSVVALTATDQPRLGDLLNVFENPGLVSQLQGDLAVVRPGQVDSLRVGEPYVVGFVPWYARVWTHAARHPVALGAVGVVAGLLLALGVFSVLQRIAARRRGM, encoded by the coding sequence ATGAAGCCGGCCGCGTCGCTGCTCGCCCTGTCGGCCGCCATGGTTGGCGCCTTGCACACGGCCGCGTTGTCGGCCGCGCCGATGCCGGCGGTGCCGGCCGCCGCGTCGGCTGCCGGGCTCGCTGAAGCGTCGGCACCGGCGCTCGCGGTTGCGCCGAGCGCGGCCAGCGCGTCGTCTGCCGGCCTGCCGGCGACGACCGTGCATCTGCCGTTTGCGTCGCTCGGCGCGTTCGATCCGCTGCGCCTGCGCGGCGCCGACGACGCGCGCACGATCAACGCAGGCGTGCGGCTCGACCGTGTGGTGACGGGCGCGCGGTTGCGCCTGACCTACGCGTATTCGCCGTCGCTGGTGTTCCCGATGTCGCACCTGAAGGTGTCAGTGAACGGCGAAGTGATCGCGACCGTCCCGTTCGACGCCGCGCGCGCGGGCCGCACGGTCACGCAGGACATCCCGATCGATCCGCGCTACTTCTCCGATTTCAACCAGATCGGCCTGCGCCTGATCGCGCACTACACGCTCGACCATTGCGAGGATCCGTCGAACTCCGCGCTGTGGGCCGACGTGAGCCCGACGAGCGAGCTGATCCTCGACGAATCGCCGGTCCGCCTGCCGAACGATCTCGCGCTGCTGCCCGCGCCGTTCTTCGACCGGCGCGACAACGGCCGCGTGCGGCTGCCGTTCGTGCTGCCGGCCACGCCCGATTCGGCGACGCTGCGCAGCGCGGGCGTGCTCGCGTCGTGGTTCGGCGCGCTGGCCGACTACCGGCATGCGCGCTTCCCGGTGTCGTCCGGGCTGCCCGCCGACGACCAGGCCGTGGTGGTCGGGACGGCCGCGACGCTGCCGGCCGGCCTCGCGCTGCCGTCGGTCAGCGGCCCGCTGCTCGCGGTTGCCGACAACCCGGCCGCGCCGGGACGCAAGCTGCTGGTCGTCACGGGCCGCACGGCGGCCGAGGTCGACGATGCGGTCGCGACGCTCGTACTGGGCCGCGCGGCGCTGTCGGGGCCGGCGGCCACGGTCGCGCACGTCGATCTCGGCGCGCCGCGCAAGCCGTACGACGCGCCGCGCTGGCTGCCGGTGAACCGGCCGATCACGTTCCGCGAGCTCGTCAACGATCCGCGCCAGCTGGAAGCGCGCGGCACGACGCCCGACGCGATCCGCCTGAACCTGCGCGTGCCGGCCGATCTCCATTCGTGGAACGGCGCGGGCGTGCCGATCACGCTGCGCTATCGCTATACGGCACCGACCGTGCAGGACAATTCGACGCTCGCCGTCGAGATCAACGACCAGCTCGTGAAGTCGTACCGGCTCGGGCCGGCCCACGCCGAGGACGCGCGCGGCCGCATGCAGCTGCCGCTGCTGTCGGTACCGGAAGGGCGCGTGACGAGCGATGTCGACATCCCGGCGTTCCGCGTCGGCAGCGGCAACCAGCTGCAGTTCCGCTTCACGCTCGATTCGCAGAAGACGGGGCTCTGTTCGAGCACGGCGTCCGAGCCGCAGCGCGCGGCGATCGATCCCGATTCGACGATCGACTTCTCGCACTTCGTCCACTACGCGCAATTGCCGAACCTCGCGTTCTTCGCGAACAGCGGCTTCCCGTTCACGCGCTTCGCCGATCTGTCGCAGACGGCCGTCGTGATGCCTGACCGGCCGTCGCCGCAGGAGCTCGAGGCTTACCTGACGATGCTTGGCCACATGGGCGAATGGACCGGCTTCCCGGCGCTGCGCGTGCAGGTCGCGCGACCGGGCGACGTGGCCGCGTTGGCGGGCAGCAAGGATCTGCTCGTGATCGACGGCTCGCCCGCGTCACCGCTGCTCGCGCGCTGGCGCTCGGCGCTGCCGCTCGCGTTCGGCGAGCAGGGCGGTGCGGGCGGCGACGGCGCCACGCGCGTCGCGTTCACGGTGAAGGAACGCTGGCGCAACGGCGTCGGTCTTGCCGACGGTGGCGCGCATATCGAACAGACGGGCCCGCTCGCGGCGCTCGCCGGGTTCGAACTGCCGGGCAGCCGCGGCCGCAGCGTCGTCGCGCTGACGGCGACCGATCAGCCGCGCCTCGGCGATCTGCTCAACGTGTTCGAGAACCCGGGCCTCGTGTCGCAACTGCAGGGCGACCTCGCGGTGGTGCGGCCGGGGCAGGTCGACAGCCTGCGTGTCGGCGAGCCCTACGTGGTCGGTTTCGTGCCGTGGTATGCACGCGTGTGGACGCATGCGGCACGGCATCCGGTCGCGCTCGGCGCGGTCGGCGTCGTCGCGGGGCTGCTGCTCGCGCTCGGCGTGTTCAGCGTGCTGCAGAGAATCGCCGCGCGTCGACGGGGGATGTGA
- a CDS encoding phosphatase PAP2/dual specificity phosphatase family protein, with amino-acid sequence MSEFGGGARGLAAQASAAGARDASFALRFGWLVAMGAVFFSTYGFANWLAARRAAVPTFAFGWEHAIPFVPWTIVPYWSIDLLYALSFFFWTRRDDLLDHVKRLLTVQLVSVACFIAWPLRFGFERPDAGGVAGALFTLLMGFDKPFNQAPSLHIGLLVVLWAVYAKHVRGTVARIVLHLWFAAIGVSVLTTYQHHAIDVPTGAAVGCLALFLFPLRDVAGRLPGADGAPGAAGRALARRYAFGAALVALAALWCVPRAPGWALAAGWVALALACVAWAYRRGAPGAFQKDAHGRFPVFIRWLLAPTIAGAFVNSRLWTFRQPAPVRIDERVSIGRTPTTREIRRHGFTALVDLTAEMPRWTAADASLAYAAVPQLDLVAPTAAQLAQAVAALERLHGEGRDVLVCCALGYGRSVLCAAAWLAARRGFGDARDALAAVRAVRPHAVWSDDGVAVLQHWIDRRRGAAGSV; translated from the coding sequence ATGAGCGAATTCGGCGGCGGAGCGCGCGGCCTGGCGGCGCAGGCGTCGGCGGCCGGCGCACGCGACGCGTCGTTCGCGCTGCGCTTTGGCTGGCTCGTGGCGATGGGCGCCGTGTTCTTCTCCACGTACGGCTTCGCGAACTGGCTCGCGGCGCGCCGTGCGGCGGTGCCGACGTTCGCGTTCGGCTGGGAGCACGCGATCCCGTTCGTGCCGTGGACGATCGTGCCGTACTGGTCGATCGATCTTCTGTATGCGCTGTCGTTCTTCTTCTGGACGCGCCGCGACGATCTGCTCGATCACGTGAAGCGCCTGCTGACCGTGCAACTGGTGTCGGTCGCGTGCTTCATCGCGTGGCCGCTGCGCTTCGGATTCGAGCGGCCCGACGCGGGCGGCGTGGCCGGCGCGCTGTTCACGCTGCTGATGGGATTCGACAAGCCGTTCAACCAGGCGCCGTCGCTGCACATCGGCTTGCTCGTCGTGCTGTGGGCCGTCTATGCGAAGCATGTACGCGGCACGGTCGCGCGCATCGTGCTGCATCTGTGGTTCGCGGCGATCGGCGTGTCGGTGTTGACGACCTACCAGCATCACGCGATCGACGTGCCGACCGGCGCGGCCGTCGGCTGTCTCGCGCTGTTCCTGTTTCCGCTGCGCGATGTCGCGGGGCGGCTGCCGGGCGCGGATGGGGCGCCGGGTGCGGCCGGCCGTGCGCTCGCACGCCGTTATGCGTTCGGTGCGGCGCTGGTCGCGCTCGCGGCGCTGTGGTGCGTGCCGCGCGCACCGGGCTGGGCGCTGGCGGCCGGGTGGGTCGCGCTGGCGCTCGCGTGCGTTGCGTGGGCCTACCGGCGCGGCGCACCCGGCGCGTTCCAGAAGGATGCGCACGGGCGCTTCCCGGTATTCATCCGCTGGCTGCTCGCACCGACGATCGCCGGTGCATTCGTCAATTCGCGGCTGTGGACGTTCCGGCAGCCGGCCCCGGTGCGGATCGACGAACGCGTGTCGATCGGCCGCACGCCGACGACGCGTGAAATACGGCGCCACGGCTTCACGGCGCTGGTCGATCTGACCGCCGAGATGCCGCGCTGGACGGCGGCCGATGCGTCGCTTGCGTATGCGGCCGTGCCGCAGCTCGACCTCGTCGCACCGACCGCGGCGCAGCTCGCACAGGCTGTCGCAGCGCTCGAGCGCCTGCACGGGGAAGGGCGCGACGTGCTGGTTTGCTGCGCGCTCGGCTACGGGCGCAGCGTGTTGTGCGCGGCCGCGTGGCTCGCCGCGCGGCGCGGGTTCGGCGATGCGCGCGACGCGCTGGCCGCGGTGCGCGCGGTGCGGCCGCACGCGGTGTGGTCGGACGATGGCGTGGCCGTGCTGCAGCACTGGATCGATCGCCGTCGTGGCGCGGCAGGCAGCGTGTGA
- the bcsZ gene encoding cellulose synthase complex periplasmic endoglucanase BcsZ — MARVMTKRRAARPARRVGATLALALAVTCAAAGLATRAQAAGATAPDAACSAAWPRWDAFKRDFISADGRVVDVGSADSRTVSEGQAYGLFFALVANDRRMFDTILAWTENNLAQGDLSAHLPAWLWGRAPDGAWRVLDANAASDADLWIAYALVEAGRLWHERSYTARGALLAKRVLDDETATVPGLGLTLLPGPTGFKLANGQFRVNPSYSPPQVIRALGARLPDDRRWAALVSSTGRVLLDTAPKGFSPDWALYRAGTGFGPDPETHAESAYNAIRVYLWAGMLDRADPLAAPLLARFAPFADYIAAHGAPPEKVDTTTGVAGPNDGNGGFSAAAVPFLDARGQRALADAQAARVDTLARQSPPGYYTSVLTLFGLGWRDGRYTFGADGTLDTRWGGRSCAAR, encoded by the coding sequence ATGGCGCGGGTTATGACGAAGCGACGGGCAGCGCGGCCGGCGCGGCGTGTCGGCGCGACACTCGCGCTGGCGCTTGCGGTGACGTGCGCGGCGGCCGGCCTGGCCACGCGCGCGCAGGCCGCGGGCGCCACCGCGCCCGATGCGGCATGCAGTGCGGCGTGGCCGCGCTGGGACGCGTTCAAGCGCGATTTCATCTCGGCCGACGGCCGCGTGGTCGACGTCGGCTCGGCCGATTCGCGCACGGTGTCGGAGGGGCAGGCGTATGGACTTTTCTTCGCGCTGGTCGCGAACGACCGGCGCATGTTCGACACGATCCTCGCATGGACCGAGAACAACCTCGCGCAGGGCGACCTGAGCGCGCACCTGCCGGCGTGGCTGTGGGGCCGGGCGCCCGACGGCGCGTGGCGCGTGCTCGACGCCAACGCGGCGTCGGACGCCGATCTGTGGATCGCGTATGCACTCGTCGAGGCCGGACGGCTGTGGCACGAGCGCAGCTATACGGCGCGCGGCGCGCTGCTCGCGAAGCGCGTGCTCGACGACGAGACGGCTACCGTGCCGGGCCTCGGCCTCACGCTGCTGCCGGGGCCGACCGGTTTCAAGCTCGCCAATGGCCAGTTCCGCGTGAATCCGAGCTATTCGCCGCCGCAGGTGATCCGCGCGCTCGGCGCGCGCCTGCCCGACGACCGGCGCTGGGCCGCGCTGGTCTCCAGCACCGGGCGCGTGCTGCTCGACACCGCACCGAAAGGCTTCTCGCCGGACTGGGCGCTGTATCGCGCAGGCACGGGCTTTGGCCCCGATCCGGAGACGCACGCGGAAAGCGCGTACAACGCGATCCGCGTGTATTTGTGGGCCGGCATGCTCGACCGTGCCGATCCGCTGGCCGCGCCGCTGCTCGCGCGCTTCGCGCCGTTCGCCGACTACATTGCCGCGCATGGCGCGCCACCGGAGAAGGTCGATACGACGACAGGTGTCGCGGGGCCGAACGACGGCAACGGCGGGTTTTCGGCGGCGGCTGTGCCGTTCCTCGACGCGCGCGGCCAGCGTGCGCTCGCGGATGCGCAGGCGGCCCGCGTCGATACGCTTGCGCGCCAGTCGCCGCCCGGCTATTACACGAGCGTGCTGACGCTGTTCGGCCTCGGCTGGCGCGACGGGCGCTACACGTTCGGCGCGGACGGCACGCTCGACACGCGCTGGGGAGGCCGCTCGTGCGCCGCCCGCTGA
- a CDS encoding cellulose synthase subunit BcsC-related outer membrane protein gives MRRPLKRAAPHVAGFAWLASSVCAAAPGTASDTAMPKTAARAASASADAQRQLDTARMWGVKHRDDLARDALRKGLLIAPGDPELLAEQVRVLLRLGDAKGAQASLARLQAQSPNAPATRRVADEYRVATSGRGEMAQIRLLARSGRSDEAARRIVALFPNGAPSGALGAEYYEILANAPGGRESAIAALRRTIAADPQDTSSAMALARLLNQHADTRAEANRIAWSLAKRDDADHTEAMSLWRRVLQLTGNDPAYLDALQAYLALVPDDTEFRGRVAELDSRRDAQRRLERNPDYIAQQRGLQALERGDLAAADPLLARAARARADDADAVGGLGLLRLREGRHDEARALFARAATLATDQRGKWQSLTRTAQFWGLLAQGRAAAAAGRPQDAERAARAALAMQPNSPDAKLQLADALLAQRDWARAEPLLHELLAARSPSPSAVRGAATLYENTGRADRIGPLLDALQGRVTGRDDRRALDSLRADLLASQARALADKGERGPAAQRYEAAVRAAPDVPWTRFALARLYRDMGLPQLGRTVMDDGLAQSDTPEMRYATALYRNSLDDIAGAQAALAPVDDAHRSDGMRALARKLDAEGMLADARGALGRGDRAAFAASLAHAQASAPDDPDMLAAIGAQWIDAGEPERGLAPLHDWIVAHPREADADVRLRYGDLLGSAGRDDALAAWLDALRREPSLTPAQTARLEDQSLRLVLRQTDDAIAQQDYARARQLLDRASPAGRADKRYALELADLERAQGHYGAARDALAPVVARTPDDADTQLALARIDEGSGNRAAALARVQAVLARTPDDDVDTQLSAVRRLNALRRSDEAAQVTGRLHAAYPERADVTVAAGRVAEAQGRYDDAASLYRLSRSQERTAGVSPGRDGLTPAQAAFADLEQRRNPEIETGWMPSYKSGDEGISSYRAQQVPIYVQMPIRYDGHVFAQIDTVHLDPGTLDTSDPNAYSLQTFGTYAALRAQNGLPPPFQLNQPAAALIANPPGSLHQSMTGVALGAGYRTDAWRFDLGTSPLGFPVHYLVGGVRYRFDAGPASFTVNASRRPETSSVLSYAGMRDPWTGAVWGGVRRDGVNLRASVDVGRTNLFAELGAGVLSGRNVERNAEVTLRTGFTVPVYERATMKVNTGLVGSAWHYAQNLRYYTYGQGGYYSPQRYLSLGVPIEWAGRRDALSWDLTFTGGISNSYEKDSLYYPTFSGQRAEQVAAGFVYAGSSTRGVSFSYGFNGIVEYRVNPHLSVGAQLQIDRSHDYAPSSALVYLRYAFDARAQRSWLVTPTPVRLYSDY, from the coding sequence GTGCGCCGCCCGCTGAAACGCGCCGCGCCGCATGTCGCGGGCTTTGCGTGGCTCGCGTCGTCGGTATGTGCGGCCGCACCGGGCACCGCATCCGACACGGCGATGCCGAAGACTGCCGCGCGGGCAGCATCCGCTTCCGCCGATGCGCAGCGCCAGCTCGACACCGCGCGGATGTGGGGCGTCAAGCATCGCGACGACCTCGCGCGCGACGCGCTGCGCAAGGGGCTGCTGATCGCGCCGGGCGATCCCGAACTGCTGGCCGAACAGGTCCGCGTGCTGCTGCGGCTGGGCGATGCGAAGGGCGCACAGGCGTCGCTCGCGCGCCTGCAGGCGCAGTCGCCTAATGCGCCCGCCACACGGCGGGTGGCCGACGAATACCGAGTGGCGACCAGCGGGCGCGGCGAGATGGCGCAGATCCGCCTGCTCGCGCGCAGCGGCCGCTCCGACGAGGCGGCCCGGCGGATCGTCGCGCTGTTTCCGAACGGTGCGCCGTCGGGCGCGCTCGGCGCCGAGTATTACGAGATCCTCGCGAATGCGCCGGGCGGGCGCGAGTCGGCGATCGCCGCGCTGCGCCGCACGATCGCGGCCGATCCGCAGGACACCAGCTCGGCCATGGCGCTGGCGCGGCTGCTGAACCAGCATGCCGACACGCGTGCGGAAGCGAACCGGATCGCCTGGTCGCTCGCGAAGCGTGACGACGCCGACCATACGGAGGCGATGTCGCTGTGGCGGCGCGTGCTGCAATTGACCGGCAACGATCCCGCGTATCTCGATGCGCTGCAGGCGTATCTCGCGCTCGTGCCGGACGACACCGAATTCCGCGGCCGCGTGGCCGAACTGGACAGCCGTCGCGACGCGCAGCGCCGGCTCGAACGCAATCCCGACTACATCGCGCAGCAGCGCGGCCTGCAGGCGCTCGAGCGCGGCGATCTGGCGGCCGCCGATCCGTTGCTCGCCCGCGCCGCGCGTGCGCGGGCCGACGACGCCGACGCGGTCGGCGGGCTCGGCCTGTTGCGTCTGCGCGAAGGGCGGCACGACGAGGCGCGCGCGCTGTTCGCGCGGGCGGCAACGCTCGCGACCGACCAGCGCGGCAAGTGGCAAAGCCTGACGCGTACCGCGCAATTCTGGGGGCTGCTCGCGCAAGGGCGCGCGGCGGCTGCCGCGGGGCGGCCGCAGGATGCCGAGCGTGCGGCGCGTGCGGCGCTTGCCATGCAGCCGAACAGCCCGGACGCGAAGCTGCAGCTTGCCGATGCGCTGCTCGCGCAGCGCGACTGGGCGCGCGCGGAGCCGTTGCTGCACGAGTTGCTGGCCGCGCGTTCGCCGAGCCCGTCGGCCGTGCGTGGCGCGGCGACGCTGTATGAAAACACCGGCCGCGCGGACCGGATCGGTCCGCTGCTCGACGCGCTGCAAGGGCGCGTGACGGGCCGCGACGATCGCCGCGCGCTCGACAGCCTGCGCGCCGATCTGCTCGCGAGCCAGGCGCGCGCGCTTGCGGACAAGGGCGAACGCGGGCCCGCCGCGCAGCGCTACGAGGCGGCCGTGCGCGCGGCGCCCGACGTGCCGTGGACGCGCTTCGCGCTCGCGCGCCTCTATCGCGACATGGGGCTGCCGCAGCTCGGCCGCACGGTGATGGACGACGGGCTCGCGCAAAGCGATACGCCCGAGATGCGTTACGCGACTGCGCTGTACCGCAATTCGCTCGACGATATCGCGGGCGCGCAGGCCGCGCTGGCTCCCGTCGACGACGCGCACCGTTCCGACGGGATGCGCGCGCTCGCGCGCAAGCTCGACGCCGAAGGCATGCTGGCCGACGCGCGCGGCGCGCTCGGGCGCGGCGACCGCGCCGCGTTCGCGGCATCGCTCGCGCATGCACAGGCCAGCGCGCCGGACGATCCCGACATGCTCGCCGCGATCGGCGCGCAGTGGATCGACGCGGGCGAACCCGAGCGCGGCCTCGCGCCGCTGCACGACTGGATCGTCGCGCATCCGCGCGAAGCCGATGCGGACGTGCGGCTGCGCTATGGCGATCTGCTCGGCAGCGCGGGGCGCGACGATGCGCTCGCCGCGTGGCTCGACGCGCTGCGTCGCGAACCGTCGCTGACGCCCGCCCAGACCGCGCGGCTCGAGGACCAGTCGCTGCGGCTCGTGCTGCGGCAGACGGACGATGCGATCGCTCAGCAGGACTATGCACGGGCGCGCCAGCTGCTCGATCGCGCGAGCCCGGCCGGCCGCGCGGACAAGCGCTACGCGCTCGAACTGGCCGATCTCGAACGCGCGCAGGGCCATTACGGTGCGGCGCGCGACGCGCTCGCGCCGGTCGTCGCGCGCACGCCGGACGACGCCGATACGCAGCTCGCGCTCGCGCGGATCGACGAGGGCAGCGGCAACCGTGCGGCGGCGCTCGCACGTGTGCAGGCCGTGCTCGCACGCACGCCGGACGACGACGTCGACACGCAACTGTCGGCCGTGCGCCGCCTGAACGCGCTGCGCCGCTCCGACGAGGCCGCGCAGGTGACCGGACGGCTGCATGCCGCGTACCCGGAGCGCGCCGACGTGACGGTCGCGGCCGGGCGCGTGGCCGAGGCACAGGGCCGCTATGACGACGCGGCGTCGCTGTACCGGCTGTCGCGGTCGCAGGAGCGCACGGCGGGCGTGAGCCCGGGCCGCGACGGCCTGACGCCCGCGCAGGCCGCGTTCGCGGATCTCGAGCAGCGGCGGAACCCGGAGATCGAGACCGGCTGGATGCCCTCGTACAAGTCCGGCGACGAAGGCATTTCGTCGTATCGCGCGCAGCAGGTGCCGATCTACGTGCAGATGCCGATCCGCTACGACGGGCATGTGTTCGCCCAGATCGACACCGTCCATCTGGATCCGGGCACGCTCGACACGAGCGACCCGAACGCCTATTCGCTGCAGACGTTCGGGACCTACGCGGCGCTCAGGGCACAGAACGGGCTGCCGCCTCCGTTCCAGTTGAATCAGCCGGCCGCCGCGCTGATCGCGAATCCGCCGGGCTCGCTGCACCAGTCGATGACGGGCGTCGCGCTCGGCGCCGGCTATCGCACGGACGCATGGCGCTTCGATCTCGGCACGTCGCCGCTCGGCTTCCCCGTGCATTACCTGGTCGGCGGCGTACGCTACCGCTTCGACGCGGGCCCGGCGAGTTTCACCGTGAATGCGTCGCGGCGGCCGGAAACGAGCAGCGTGCTGTCGTACGCGGGGATGCGCGACCCGTGGACGGGCGCGGTCTGGGGTGGCGTGCGCCGCGACGGCGTGAACCTGCGCGCGTCGGTCGACGTCGGCCGCACCAACCTGTTCGCGGAACTCGGCGCGGGCGTGCTGTCCGGCCGCAATGTCGAACGCAACGCGGAAGTCACGCTGCGCACCGGCTTCACGGTGCCCGTGTACGAACGCGCGACGATGAAGGTCAACACCGGTCTCGTCGGCAGTGCGTGGCACTACGCGCAGAACCTGCGCTACTACACGTACGGGCAGGGCGGTTACTACAGCCCGCAGCGCTACCTGTCGCTCGGCGTGCCGATCGAATGGGCGGGGCGGCGCGACGCGCTGTCGTGGGACCTGACCTTCACGGGCGGGATCTCGAACAGCTACGAGAAGGATTCGCTGTACTACCCGACGTTCTCGGGCCAGCGGGCCGAGCAGGTCGCGGCCGGGTTCGTGTACGCGGGCAGCTCGACGCGCGGCGTGTCGTTCTCGTACGGCTTCAACGGCATCGTCGAGTACCGCGTGAATCCGCACCTGAGCGTCGGCGCGCAACTGCAGATCGACCGGTCGCACGACTATGCGCCGAGTTCGGCGCTTGTGTACCTGCGCTATGCGTTCGATGCACGCGCGCAGCGTAGCTGGCTCGTCACGCCGACGCCGGTACGGCTTTATTCGGATTACTAG
- a CDS encoding sensor domain-containing diguanylate cyclase, with protein MAYVAEQVPLLTGASAAAVEFAEGDDMVYRAASGTAAGMLGLRLRRSGSLSGLCVQQGELLHCVDSETDPRVDRDACRRVGLRSMLVMPLTHADTTVGVLKVMSPDIDGFSPADAGTLRLTAELIAAAMFHAARNEANELYLRATHDALTGLPNRALFYDRLRQSMHTALRANGRLGILNIDMDGLKPINDGFGHRAGDAALREIATRMQGAVRRSDTVARVGGDEFAVILPNIGTRDDAHAQCTRLAQQVGEPFEFEGRALRLGVSVGIAMMPDDGTEMTALIEHADQAMYEAKRTRSQRAMCA; from the coding sequence ATGGCCTATGTGGCCGAGCAGGTGCCGCTGCTCACCGGTGCGAGCGCCGCCGCGGTCGAGTTCGCGGAAGGCGACGACATGGTGTACCGCGCCGCGTCGGGCACCGCCGCGGGGATGCTCGGGCTGCGGCTGCGCCGCTCGGGCAGCCTGTCGGGCCTGTGCGTGCAGCAAGGCGAATTGCTGCACTGCGTCGATTCGGAAACCGACCCGCGAGTCGATCGCGATGCGTGCCGCCGAGTCGGCTTGCGCTCGATGCTCGTGATGCCGCTCACGCATGCCGACACGACGGTCGGCGTGCTGAAGGTGATGTCGCCGGACATCGACGGTTTCTCGCCCGCCGACGCCGGCACGCTGCGGCTGACGGCCGAGCTGATCGCCGCCGCGATGTTTCACGCGGCGCGCAACGAGGCGAACGAGCTGTACCTGCGCGCAACACATGACGCGCTCACGGGCCTGCCGAACCGCGCGCTGTTCTACGACCGCCTGCGGCAGTCGATGCACACGGCGCTGCGCGCGAACGGCCGGCTCGGCATCCTCAACATCGACATGGACGGGCTGAAGCCGATCAACGACGGGTTCGGCCACCGCGCGGGCGACGCCGCGCTGCGCGAGATCGCCACGCGCATGCAGGGCGCGGTGCGGCGCTCGGATACGGTCGCACGTGTCGGCGGCGACGAATTCGCGGTGATCCTGCCGAACATCGGCACCCGCGACGACGCGCACGCGCAATGCACGCGGCTCGCGCAACAGGTCGGCGAACCGTTCGAATTCGAGGGGCGCGCGTTGCGGCTCGGCGTCAGCGTCGGGATCGCGATGATGCCCGACGACGGCACCGAGATGACCGCGCTGATCGAGCATGCCGATCAGGCGATGTACGAGGCCAAGCGGACGCGATCGCAGCGTGCGATGTGCGCATAG